The genomic interval GTGTAACTCGCCGTGCGCCCGAGATTAAAGAGTGCGTGCTGGCGAACTTCGTACATCGACAAATGACTCCCGCGTCCGCTCGAGCGCGCCGTCTGTGTCCCTCCGTCAGTCTTGGTCCCTCGCTCCTCCGCCATACGTCCCGCATACACCGTGACGAGCGGCCCACACATTCCAATACAGTGGGCTCCGCCGAGGAGCCCGATGACGAAAAACAGCACTAGATCAATGCCGAGGAATGTAAGTGGGTCCATCTGTCTCTCGAGTAGTGATTCCGGGTAGTTCGACGTTCGGGTTCACCTCTCGAATCCCGACCGCAACCCGTACGTACTCGCGCTAGCCGCTCGAGCACGTAATCGGTTTCGCCTCGAGTGTCACTGATTGCCTGTCGCTGCTCGAAAAATTCGCTCGGAATCAGGGTTTTTGCTTCCCACTCAAAAACCGCGACCGTTACTCCACGTACCGATACTTGCGCTCGCCCATGCGGCCCCAGCCATCGAAGACAAACTCCTCCTCAGGCGTTGTGAACTCCTCGACATCGACGTCCATCTCGTGGTTGTGCGCGTCGTGAATCTCCTCGTAATCCGCCCACGACATGTCGTATCGGTTGGCGAGTTGCTCGTCGACGTTCAGCGCCTCGAGTTCGTCTTCCCAACCGTCTTGGACAATTTCGGCGTGAATCTCAGCCTGTGCGCCGCTGCCGTAGGAGCCAACGAGCAACTGCTGGTCGGTCATATCGCGGCCCTGCTCGAGGGCAGTCTTGAGCGCGCTGACACGGGCGATATGAACCGATCCCGTGTACCAGTTGCCGACTTCGCGGGAGAGCGTCAGCGTCGGGTCGATTGTCTCCGCGTACCACTCCTGATAGCGATCCGTCTCTTTGAGCGCGTCCATGTACTCGCGAACGGCATCGTGGAACGCCTCCTCGTCATCGAACGCCTCTCTGCGGGGCTGGCGGCCGATTTCCTCGGCGAGTTCCTCCTCAATGGACGTATCGCGCGTGATGTGCCGGTATGCAAGCATTGCTGCCTTCCGTACCATGCCCGGGAACGGCGTGTGGAACGGCGCGAACGAGACATCCTCGGGATGTACGTCACCGGCAACGCTCTCGTAATCCTCGAGTGCCTCGCGCATACGGGCGAGATACACCTGCACCGAACGCTTTCCGTCGACCGAAGGGAACTGCTGGTTCGGCTTGAGGAAGTCCGTTTCGTCAGCCGAGCCATAGCCCTGGTGCGTCGAAAGCTCAACCAGATCCGGATCTTCGTCGATGAGCATTGCGACCGCTCCAGCGCCCTGCGTTGCCTCGCCGGCGTCACCGCGAGCATAGAGTGCGGTGTCAGTTGCGATCACGAGCGCGCCGCGACCGCGGTTGCGACCCGCGCGAATCCAGTTGTACGCATCGTCCAGGCTCTGGGTCCCCGCGATACAGGCGAACTTACGCTCGCCCTTGTTCGCGTGATGGAAGTCACCGTCGTACACCGACTCGAGGCAGCCTGCGACGTACGTCGAAACCGGTTTCGAGTTGTCGAAGGAACTCTCAGTCGCGACGTCGATGCGACCGATGTCGTCGGGCTCGAGTCCCTTTCGTTCCATCAATCGATGGGCGGCGTTGGCCCCCATCGTGACGATGTCTTCGTAGCTGTCGGGGAACGAACTCGCGTTGAGACCGAGGCCCTTAGTATACTTTGCGGGATCTTCGCCTTTCTCCGGGGCGAACGTGCCGGGAAGATCCATCTTGAGGTTCCCAGTCCAGATTTCGATCGCGTCGATACCGACTGCAGTCATACCAACCCAATATCGGGGAAGCCATATGGTAGTGTCGTTCGTGGTTTCGACAATTGTCTACCTTTGTCGATCTCGATACTGTGACTTTGATATCAAATGAGTATCGTATAGAGACTATCCTGGGCCAGCTCCAGCACCAGGTGGAATGATTTCGAACGTCGTCGTTGTTTCATCCCCGGTATCCGTTCGTCTTACGCCGACATCATATGGTCCACCTTCACGGTCGGTTCCCTCAAGCGTAATTGAGATTTCGACCCCCTCGCCGGCGTAACTGTTTTGACCTGCCTGGTAGACGATCTCATCTCCCTCCCGCCAGACTTCTCCGGAACCCTGTTCAAGCGACACATCCCAGCCATAGGTCACGCCATCGCCGTTGGGCTCACTGATGTCGAATAGCACTCGCTCATTTGGCTCGATCTGTGACCCAGGAGTAAATGTAAACGTTTGTTGCTCCGTTCCAGGGCCAGCATTACCGTCAACATCGGAGGCACCGACAGAGACGAACGGATCATCAGCACCCTCTTCACCATCTATCTCAAAGTCAGTTATCGCTGTTTCATCGGTATCTGTTCGCGTGAACGCCACATCATAGGGTCCACCTGTGCCATCGGTTGCATAGCTTCCAACACTGAGTTCGATTATCTCTCCTGCTTCATAACTGTCATCGATCTGATATACGAGCGTTTCTCCGCTATTCCAGAGTTGACCACTTCCACGCTCAATTCGGTAGTCGCCACCGAACGTGTCTGTATAGTCGACACCGCCATCGTTCGGATTACTGAGATCAATGACAACATCTTCCCACGCTTCCGGCCCCTCATCAAGTGCAAACTGGATCGTTTGTCGCTCCTCACTTGGTTGAACAAACCCATTAACGTCACTTATGTATACGAGGTCAAAACCTGGAACCTCTGCTTCATTGACTCGTACTTCGACAGTATCGCTGTCCTCATCACTCGAGACCGTTGCCGCTCTCTCCCCAGTATCCACCTGTTCGGTTTGCCACGTAAGAGTGACCTCCGCAGACTCACCGGGCTCGAGTTCGAGTGTTTCGTATTCGGCAACGTTCTGACCATCGACATCGAGGACAATATCCTGTGTTCCCGCTTCACCACCATCATTTTGAACGTTAGTAGTGAACTCAGCGTCTTCGCCTGCTGTCACGTCGTCGTCGTACTCGTCAATTGAGACCGAGAAAGATGGCTCGTCTTCGGGTGGATCTCTCACTTCAATACTCGTGTTCGCAGTGTCACCAAGACTGCTCACCCGCCCAGACGCGTCCTGTCCCCACACTGTAAGGGTATGTTCACCAGTCTCCCATTCGTCGGTGTCGATCTCCGTCGTTATCTCGTCCTCGAGATTGACATTCTCCAAACTCTCGGGATCACCATCAATATCTAAGGTCCCTGTGTTCTCCCCATCTGGTCCATCGCTTTCCCACTGACCACCAACAATAGGTGTTCCACTTCGAAAGTGGCTCTCAGTACCGATGGAGGTCGCTGTACCACTAAGTGTAAACTCATTTCCTTGGGTCACTTCAGCGGGTGCATCAGCAGTTGTGACCAACGGACCCTGTACTGGATCGCTTTCCCCTCCTGATCCTCCACCCTCGCCAGATTCACTGGAGTCGTCACCTGAGAATCGATCATCACGCTCACCACCATCACCGACTCCAACCTTTGCGACGGAGAGGTCAAACGTTTGTTCGTCATCGAGTTCAATCGTAACGCTATCGTCGGTTGCGTCCGTGACTCTGGCATACTCTTCGCTATCATCGTCGAACGATGTTCCAACCGAGTCGTTCCACCGGTCAGGTGAGTTTGTTGGAATTGTAATTGTTGCACCGTCGCTCTCGAGCGTCGAGTCTCCGGGGCCACCAAGCCGTTCTACGTCGACGGATACTGTTCGCTGATCGGTCCGTGACAGGTTGCCGTCGATGACGAAGAGAGTAAGCTGATCGTCACGAATGAGGTGTTGTTCTTCAAGTGTGACGTTTGCATGGCCAAATTCGTTGTATAGAAGTGTATGTTCAATGTTCGTCTTCGGTGCATCTTGGTATTCGTTATAATGTGGGTCGTACTGGATGAACTTTGTATCAAGTGACTCTTCAAGAAGGCCGTCAATAATTGGGTCACCAATATCCGCATTCTCTATCGTTATCGGCGTTTCCGGCTCGACCGTTCGGACTGTCCCAGTTGGATCTGACGGATTAACGGCCATTGTTCGCGTATCATACTGTGCGCCGAGTGTAATCGGTACACCCTGAGAACTCTCGTGATCAGTGTCTCGCATCGCATCACGGAGTTCGACCATCTCTCCAGTGACACGTTCGTTATGATTATACTCAACCTCGGCATTTTGATCAGGAACGACATTAATCTGATACAGCGCTAGCGCAGAAAATAAAATAGCGAGCAGTAACACTGCCCCAATCTGGACCGTCACGGCCCGGTCGTCCCCACGACGCATTCTAAAACAGGATAGTCGTCGCTACGTATACGTCTGTCGGCTTTTAGATATGTTCAACTACTCGAGCGATGAATTGAAAACGAGTCCTTCCGGTGACAGCACGCCGTGGCCGTTATTCGTCGTCTTCTTCGACGACTTCGGGGTCGCTCATTGCGCTTTGGAGACTGTCGAGGCCGTTGATCCATTCGGTGACGAGGCCGTACTCTAAGTCTTCAGCGACCTGCATGTCGAGTTTGTCGCCGTCGACGATGAGGGTGCCGGCCTGTGCGGCGTAACCGAGTGCGGCATCGAGGTCTTCTTCGGCTTCGGCGTCTGCGGCAGCAGCGAGGTAGTCGCCGACGGTACCTTCGTCGGCGGGGCCGGTGGCGATGTACTCTTCTGCGGCGAAAAAGACACAGACGAGGCTGGTCTGGACGCCGTCGACGAGGATCAGTTTCTCCTCGTCTTCGATATCGACTTCGCTGAGGACGATTCCGCGAACGTCTTCGATCTCTGCGAGCGCTTCCTCCTGGTCGATATCCCCGTCGTCGTAGGCGGCGACGATCTTGGCGATCGCAATTGCCGTATCGTCCTGGAGATTCAACAGCAGCCGCGCCGATGACTCGTCTTCCGGATCGATCTCTTCGTCTTTGATGCGGTCGATCCAGTTCTGCCAGCGTTCCTCCGAGTAGAACTCGGTCGGGGGATTGCTCATACAGACACCTACACCGGCCGCTTGAAATGCCTTTCTCTACACTAGCCGCCTCGACAGACAGTCTCGCACAGCGATTGAACGGTGGTGCGGTGCCGTATTACACTGCCTCAAGACTCGAGGAGGGGAATATCTCGTGGACCGCCACTCGGAAACAGTGCCTGTTCACTCGCGCTCGAGCGTGGCCACAGTATCGATCCCATACACGTGCTGGGGCGTCTCGACGTGGGCGTTCCGGACGGCGTCCTCGTAGCCCTCCTCGAGCAACCACCGAACGCGGCGCGGGACGGTCTTTGGGCCGAGGACGGCACCGGGTCGGCCGGGATCGTCGACGTAGTCGGTTTCCATCAGGAAGGGGTCGCCGCGCTCGGCCGCGCGCTCGAGGCGGTCTTTCTCGCTCATGACGCTTGGAGTAGGTCCCTCGAGTCGGCCTTCGGCGTAGTGTTTGACGACCTGGTGGCGCTCCATGCCGGCGTCTTCGGCCCAGTCGGCGACCGCGGTGAGGTCCTCGGTGGCCTCTGTATGAAGTTGGACCGCACAGCCGAGGTCGCCGCCGTGGTCGAACGCGTGGCGCATGACGGCGTTCGAAGCGTCCCAGACGGCGTCGGAGACATCGTAGTGCGGGCGGCCAGATTTTAACGCGAGCGCGTCGCCGTCAGCGACGTACTCGGCAGCGAGGTCGATTCCGCCCTGCATGATTTCGCGGGCCTCCTCGGGGCTGTAGCCGCGCTCGTCGACCAATCGCGAAATCAGGCCCGGATGAACGCCGAGGACGGGCCAGGCGCGCCCTGGAAGTTCCGCCGAGGCCTCGTCGACAATCTCGAGGGTACGCTCGAAGACGGGCCGAAAGTCTTCGCCGGCGTCGGCGTCGACCTCGAGGTGCCAGGAGGGTTTGTTGACGACGAGGAGGTGAGTGCCGCCAAGCCGCGCGAAGTCTTTGACAGCGTCGATGCCGCGGTGATTGTCCGGGTCGAGATGCAGATGATTGTCCAGAACGGGTGTGTCGGCCTCGAGCATACGCAGGTGTGGGTGCGCGCGGCGTGAAAAGCCACCGTCTTCGAGCGTGATTTCTGTCCGGTGGCCATCCCAGTCTATGGCTAACCAGCCAGGATGCACTGTGAACCGCAAACAGCGGGTTTCTACGCTACCCCGCCTACGTCATGCGATTTTCTGGCAGAAGATTTTTATAGTAGCGCAGCTTACCTTGAGTTAGTTGAACCATGACTCTCGAGCAATTCACTCGGAACGGCGGGCAGATTGCCCGGCGCTACGACTACGGTGATGGGACGGTGCTGGCGGTCGACTTCGGCACGTCTGCTGTTGATACCTCGGTCGATCTGGCCGACGGCACCATTATCGTGGTCGCTGACGACGAACAGTACGAGTTCGAACTCCCCGACGGTGCAGACGACGCGCACACGTTTATGAAAAACGGCGTCCTCACTGTCGAACTGGAGGGCGATCTATGAAACTCACCGTTAAACCACTCAAACAGAAAGACGCTGGCCGCGGATTGGCCGCAATCGACCGCGTCTCCATGCGAGAACTCGATCTCGAGAACGGAGACTACATCGTCATCGACGGCGGTGGTGACAGCCAGTCGGTCGCGCGGGTCTGGCCGGGGTATCCGGAAGATGAAGGGCGCGGGATTGTACGGATCGACGGCCGGCTTCGACAGGAAGCCAACGTCGGGATCGATGACCGCGTTGAGATTGAACCCGCGGACGTCAATCCTGCACAATCGGTCACCGTTGCACTGCCACAAAATCTCCGGATTCGTGGCGATATCGGCCCGCTTGTGCGCGATAAGCTCTC from Natronolimnobius sp. AArcel1 carries:
- the hmgB gene encoding hydroxymethylglutaryl-CoA synthase codes for the protein MTAVGIDAIEIWTGNLKMDLPGTFAPEKGEDPAKYTKGLGLNASSFPDSYEDIVTMGANAAHRLMERKGLEPDDIGRIDVATESSFDNSKPVSTYVAGCLESVYDGDFHHANKGERKFACIAGTQSLDDAYNWIRAGRNRGRGALVIATDTALYARGDAGEATQGAGAVAMLIDEDPDLVELSTHQGYGSADETDFLKPNQQFPSVDGKRSVQVYLARMREALEDYESVAGDVHPEDVSFAPFHTPFPGMVRKAAMLAYRHITRDTSIEEELAEEIGRQPRREAFDDEEAFHDAVREYMDALKETDRYQEWYAETIDPTLTLSREVGNWYTGSVHIARVSALKTALEQGRDMTDQQLLVGSYGSGAQAEIHAEIVQDGWEDELEALNVDEQLANRYDMSWADYEEIHDAHNHEMDVDVEEFTTPEEEFVFDGWGRMGERKYRYVE
- a CDS encoding CARDB domain-containing protein, whose product is MRRGDDRAVTVQIGAVLLLAILFSALALYQINVVPDQNAEVEYNHNERVTGEMVELRDAMRDTDHESSQGVPITLGAQYDTRTMAVNPSDPTGTVRTVEPETPITIENADIGDPIIDGLLEESLDTKFIQYDPHYNEYQDAPKTNIEHTLLYNEFGHANVTLEEQHLIRDDQLTLFVIDGNLSRTDQRTVSVDVERLGGPGDSTLESDGATITIPTNSPDRWNDSVGTSFDDDSEEYARVTDATDDSVTIELDDEQTFDLSVAKVGVGDGGERDDRFSGDDSSESGEGGGSGGESDPVQGPLVTTADAPAEVTQGNEFTLSGTATSIGTESHFRSGTPIVGGQWESDGPDGENTGTLDIDGDPESLENVNLEDEITTEIDTDEWETGEHTLTVWGQDASGRVSSLGDTANTSIEVRDPPEDEPSFSVSIDEYDDDVTAGEDAEFTTNVQNDGGEAGTQDIVLDVDGQNVAEYETLELEPGESAEVTLTWQTEQVDTGERAATVSSDEDSDTVEVRVNEAEVPGFDLVYISDVNGFVQPSEERQTIQFALDEGPEAWEDVVIDLSNPNDGGVDYTDTFGGDYRIERGSGQLWNSGETLVYQIDDSYEAGEIIELSVGSYATDGTGGPYDVAFTRTDTDETAITDFEIDGEEGADDPFVSVGASDVDGNAGPGTEQQTFTFTPGSQIEPNERVLFDISEPNGDGVTYGWDVSLEQGSGEVWREGDEIVYQAGQNSYAGEGVEISITLEGTDREGGPYDVGVRRTDTGDETTTTFEIIPPGAGAGPG
- a CDS encoding DUF2150 family protein, which translates into the protein MSNPPTEFYSEERWQNWIDRIKDEEIDPEDESSARLLLNLQDDTAIAIAKIVAAYDDGDIDQEEALAEIEDVRGIVLSEVDIEDEEKLILVDGVQTSLVCVFFAAEEYIATGPADEGTVGDYLAAAADAEAEEDLDAALGYAAQAGTLIVDGDKLDMQVAEDLEYGLVTEWINGLDSLQSAMSDPEVVEEDDE
- a CDS encoding TatD family hydrolase — translated: MLEADTPVLDNHLHLDPDNHRGIDAVKDFARLGGTHLLVVNKPSWHLEVDADAGEDFRPVFERTLEIVDEASAELPGRAWPVLGVHPGLISRLVDERGYSPEEAREIMQGGIDLAAEYVADGDALALKSGRPHYDVSDAVWDASNAVMRHAFDHGGDLGCAVQLHTEATEDLTAVADWAEDAGMERHQVVKHYAEGRLEGPTPSVMSEKDRLERAAERGDPFLMETDYVDDPGRPGAVLGPKTVPRRVRWLLEEGYEDAVRNAHVETPQHVYGIDTVATLERE
- a CDS encoding Hsp20/alpha crystallin family protein, giving the protein MTLEQFTRNGGQIARRYDYGDGTVLAVDFGTSAVDTSVDLADGTIIVVADDEQYEFELPDGADDAHTFMKNGVLTVELEGDL